The genomic region TTGTATATCTTAATATTTCCGGCGTCCTTGTCACAGATATATATGAAACCGTTTTTGTCTATGTCTATAGATACGGGAAGGAGAAGCTTGTGGTTTTTGTCTTCAAGTTTTATGGCTTTTCTTTTTCCTGTTTTAAGGTCAAATTCCACTACAGTTTTTGATATGGGTTTAAGGCAGACGATTTTATCTTTTCGGATTTTAAAGTCTATGAATCCATCATCTTTGCCGTGAGTAAAAACTTCTTTTACGTTAAATTGATTGTTGAATTTGTATATATCGCCTGTCAGCCTATCAAGAATGTAGATGTATCCCTTGTGAATAAAAATTTTATCAGGGATTATTCTCATCCGTATTTTTTCAATCTTTCGAGTCTTTAAATTGATGATATCAATCTCCTGGTTGCCGCGGTTAATTACTATAATCTTCTCTTTCGAAAATTTCGCCATAGCTACAGGTTTGTTTAAAACCCCCTTAGCAAAAAAGGCAGGCTTAGGAACTCCCCTTTTAACAGAATACGAAAAAAGCTTCCCGGTCCCGTCAACGATGTACGCCCGGTTGCCGTCTTGTGAAAATGATACAAAGAGAGGACGTCTCATAAAGGTTTCTCTTTTGTCTTTCTTTAGTGTCATGTACCAAGTATAGTTAAAGGACCCGGCAAAAACTGCTTTGGGTAACGCAAGTGTAAATAGACTCAATATGGTTAACAAAATATTCATAAATTTCCTCCTCATACTTTACTTGTACCTTTTCGGTGAGTGGCACTGATAACACAGTGCCGATTCACCGTTCTTTTTCAGCAAGTACTTGTAATCTGTTCCCATTGTGTAATGGCAGGTAATACACGTAATTGGCTGTCCGTTTCTCGGGTCTAAGTGTTTGTCACCCTGAGGATGGACACAGTACCCTTTACTGTTTTTGGCATGGCACCTTAAACATACTATTATTCCATTACCTCTTAGCATTGCTATATTATCACTTTGGTGTGGATCGTGACACAGCACGCAGTTATTTACGTTTTTATGGTGATATAGATGAGAAGAGATTCTTTTATATACATCCTGGTGACATTTGATACAAACGAGCTCACCGTTAATTTTTTCTACATCTTTACGGGAAGGATTTTGGGAAGTGTGACAGTATGAACATGAACCTTTACCATTACCGAAACTGTGAATATGTATAAACTTAAAGTTAACTTCCTCTGGTTTTTCCTGAAGTGTGAAGGTATCCTTACCGTTTTTGCCTGTCACATGTTTAAAATGCGCCGGCGCGCCCTGAGCGGTATTCCCATATAAAACTAAAAAAACGAAGAACAACAATGTTTTTTTCATCTTATACGCTCCATATTTTTATAATATGCAATCCCGCTGATGATGACAAGTGAAAGCAGAAATAGATAGAATGCGTAAATTCCATTGTACTGCTCCTGTTTTTTATGACCGTTCACAATAGAATTCCAGACATCCCAGTTCACTTTTACTTCTTTTCCCTTAGATAGTAGATTCATATAAAGTTGTTTTATGTATTCCTGCTTAATTGCTTTAAATTTATCTTCAAATAGTTTCCTTTTGATTTCTTCTTTTACTTCTGAAATGGGTTTATAACGATTTTTTTGAAGTTTTAATACCTCCACCATGAAATATGTGTTCTTTATTTTAAACGGTTTTGAAACTTCGCCTATTTTGAGTTTATCTATAACCTCCCTGGACTCCGGAAGGAGGTGTGAATAAGGAATCTCAACTACATTATCGTATCCCATAATTTCCTTAGTTAAGTCTTTGAAATTTTTTCCAGCTTGCAGTTCTTTGTACAGTTTCCTTGCCAGTCTTCCGTCGCTGGTCTGCAAGAATCTTATTTTAATTTTGTCAGGGAGACGGTATTCGGACTTATGTCTCATGTAATAATTCCTGATTTCAGAATCTGAAATTTTGACCTTTGGTTTCAGCACACGATTTTCAAGCTCCTTTATTATTCTGTTTTGACAATAGAATTCAAACATGGATTTTAGAGGTTCTTTCTTCTCATAGTGTCTATTTAAAGCTTCCAACCCCACGAGTGTTTGATTAATTATGGAATCAACCACTCTCCTTTTGGCAATTTCTAAATTGACTTTTCCAAATCGAGAATGTTTTTCCCATTCAATTTCCTGCTTGAGAAATTTTACAAAGCCGCCCACGGTTAGTGCGTAGTTGCCGACTTTTAAAAGTATTTCTTTTTTCATCTTTTCAGGAACATTTTGAGGGTCTATTTCTCTGAGAAGCTTTTCGTTTACCCACACAGGATATTTCTTTCTCAACTCTTTTAAAAGTTGTTCCGTCGCTTCTGCTTCCTTTATTTTGATTAATTTATCTTTTGCACTTTTAAGCACTTCGCTGATGTTATTTTCTTTGTCCGTTTTATCAGAAACCACTATTATCAGCCACACTTTTCCATCATTAACAGGGCCAATAACTTCGCCTTTTCTTGCTTTTAAAATCAATTCTCTTTGCGCTGTGTTCCTTATCTCAAATGGCCGCATCCAATCGGTTTTCCTTTCAAAGTGCATTTTATTTTTGATTTCAAGGGCTTTTGCGAGTTTCTCGCCTGTTATTCCCCTTTCTATGAGTTTTTTCGCTTTAGCTGCTTTCCTTTTTGTTTGGAAAAAGTAGATATCAAGCTTAAACTTTGGTATGTAGTTTTTTTTGTAATAATTCATCACCTCTTTATCTGATACTTTTTTCGCAGGTGCAAGGGTGTCTCCTTCAAGTAAAAGGAGCGAGCGGACTTTGACAAACTGTCTTATCTTTTTTTGATAGCTTGGAAGTTTATACAGCCCAAGTTCCGTTCCGTTTTCAAATAGAAGCATCCAGTCTATAAACGGTGTGGGATTTTCAGGAAACTTTGAACCGTCAACTTTCCAGTTTTCCCACCAGTTCTGGAAATCTTTAACTGTGTATGTTTTATTACCTATTTTTACCAGCCATTCGTTTTGAGGTATTTTAGAAAAGGCTGTGGAGCTGATTGATAGTAACGTGATAACAGCGATTATTACTCTTCTAAACATTTTATGCCGGCCTCCTGAAGATTTTTCATCAGTTCATCGGAGCTTACAAATATAAGTTTTGTCATACTTTTCACAACGCCAAACTCTAAAACTTTTCTAAAGTCGTCCCCCCGATGAACGACGTAGGCAGAAAATACTCTCCTGCCCGTTCTGGTGCTTATCCCCTCTATCCATATCCTTACCTCAGGATACCGGCT from Desulfurobacterium sp. TC5-1 harbors:
- a CDS encoding cytochrome c3 family protein, encoding MKKTLLFFVFLVLYGNTAQGAPAHFKHVTGKNGKDTFTLQEKPEEVNFKFIHIHSFGNGKGSCSYCHTSQNPSRKDVEKINGELVCIKCHQDVYKRISSHLYHHKNVNNCVLCHDPHQSDNIAMLRGNGIIVCLRCHAKNSKGYCVHPQGDKHLDPRNGQPITCITCHYTMGTDYKYLLKKNGESALCYQCHSPKRYK
- a CDS encoding peptidylprolyl isomerase gives rise to the protein MFRRVIIAVITLLSISSTAFSKIPQNEWLVKIGNKTYTVKDFQNWWENWKVDGSKFPENPTPFIDWMLLFENGTELGLYKLPSYQKKIRQFVKVRSLLLLEGDTLAPAKKVSDKEVMNYYKKNYIPKFKLDIYFFQTKRKAAKAKKLIERGITGEKLAKALEIKNKMHFERKTDWMRPFEIRNTAQRELILKARKGEVIGPVNDGKVWLIIVVSDKTDKENNISEVLKSAKDKLIKIKEAEATEQLLKELRKKYPVWVNEKLLREIDPQNVPEKMKKEILLKVGNYALTVGGFVKFLKQEIEWEKHSRFGKVNLEIAKRRVVDSIINQTLVGLEALNRHYEKKEPLKSMFEFYCQNRIIKELENRVLKPKVKISDSEIRNYYMRHKSEYRLPDKIKIRFLQTSDGRLARKLYKELQAGKNFKDLTKEIMGYDNVVEIPYSHLLPESREVIDKLKIGEVSKPFKIKNTYFMVEVLKLQKNRYKPISEVKEEIKRKLFEDKFKAIKQEYIKQLYMNLLSKGKEVKVNWDVWNSIVNGHKKQEQYNGIYAFYLFLLSLVIISGIAYYKNMERIR